Sequence from the Cucumis sativus cultivar 9930 chromosome 1, Cucumber_9930_V3, whole genome shotgun sequence genome:
gataaatcaaaatagattACCTATCTGTATTTACCTATACATATTATAACAGACGCATATAATAGTTGTCTATCGTAATCTATCATATATTGACGACGgtaatttactatatttgtaaagattttgataaaaattttcaattaaactaatattttttcgTGTTTTCTTTGTCTCGTATTCCTATCTCTAGTGATCACATTATTCAAATCTCTCTGCTCATCATTTTCTCcctaattttagatttttatttaaaccagTACTTTCACTTGTGAATTTGGGAAATTGCGAGAGACCCTCAACAGTAAACAATATACCTTTAAATTTTGGGTTATATTAATCTAAAGTTTGAACTTTTATATGTCTACCAATTTACACctctttcaaatttggttagaTTATTACTGCGTAGAACTTATAGTTTGAGTCAATTAAACTTCTAACATTTCGTAATCTCAATCTTTTGATTCTTCAATTGTAAGACTTGTGCCTAAATAGAAGGggtaattttaaaagttaaacataGAAGGGTGAATATAAATatacccagtaagagaccTACTGTCGGTCTTGTTAGGAGTaaagattaaacttttaactttctaTTGGGAGGTACTCTGCATCTTAATAGTCAAGTAACCCCATAGGAGACACATAATCAATCTAATGCTTCCGAAAGATGCTCATATTAGTCTAGTGCTCCCGAAGGATGTACCTATCAGTCTAGTTCTCCCAAACGATACATCTATTAGTCTAGTGCTCTCGATGGATGCACAACAGGTGGCGATCATGTGGGACACCCGCAAGAGATACTACCccataaataaaactaacaattttcTCTTAGTCCATTCTAACAATTCATAACAAACACATCAAAACACAATTAAAACTATCAAcatttctccttttttatatatcacCAGTCGAAACAAACACTGGTGCACATCACAGTTTAGTCAACCATACTAGACACCAGTCATCATATTTACATCTACATATTGGTCAACCCCATCTCAGTTAGTAAAATCCATACAATCAATTAGTCaccatatttaaatttacatatcaATCAACCAATCTTAGTTCAATAAGATCCATATAGTCAATTAGtcatcatatttaaatttacatatcaGTCAACCCATCTCAGTTCAGTAAAATCCATACAATCAATATGTTCCAATTTCATTATAGAGTCCAGTAGTAGGAACTCCGTAGCTTAAGATTACCTAAGCTTCTTGATGGAAGTAAAATCCAATAATCCAAATCCTAAACATAAATGAACAGAAAATCAATGCTTTCTTAAACATTAAGATCCTTTTAACTCACCAATGTAAATTTCACAACTTACCCAATTCAATGGAGAGTTGAACTCCAACCAAACTTTCGTGACCCAATAAATTCAAACACTGTCTTCATGCAATTGACACCTTCAAGAAACAATATCGAACCAATCGATTAATTCAACATTACAACCCCAATATTAATCTTGTTATTGgggaaagagaaaacaatattataattataataacatattcaatattattgctataatataattattttttcttttcttttctttacaaaagaaaaattatatttctctTCCTCACCAAACCtcagtaataaaagaaaaataacaactAAGAATCGTTTGattcttaataaaataaaataatttggttaataataaatacctcaaaatttgaagtgttaCAGTAAAGATAAAAGTCATAGTAAATGtgacaaatttataattctcATGCGGGTATGTAACAATATTTCAACCTATAATTATAACAACAACATTAAAGAAAGTATTGAGTCCCATGTAATTTTCAtgcaaaatcaaatcaaacaccATTCTTTTGCATAAATTATGACGATGTGAAAAATACGTTGAAACAGTTTGATTATAGATTTGGAGGTGATTCTCACAGTTTCATTACGATTACAAAACATAAGTAAACAACAAACGTAAACAACCAGggactattttttatatttctatcaaTAGATCGATTACGTTTCACATAGGATAAATGTGGcctaattttcaaacatgaaTAAACTACTCCAAATGTTGGTTCTACGAAATGGATGACTAGAATCGGTGAATGAACAATTTTCAACGGCAAATTTGATAAGTATAGTAAATTGATTTGTGTATAAAAGTTTACGGGTCTAATTCATacctttactatttttatataaatttatgtaaGGTTTGttcaaacattattatttttaaattaatgagaAAGTATTGATAACATTTACCAATGTCTACAAATATCTCGATTCAACAcatatattaatgtttttggGTAGGGGTGGAACTAGAAAAGGAAGtaaggagaaagagaaaacacTCCATGTCAACTAGAGATGTGTGCGGGGCGGGGCTGGGGAAGCCACTCCCCGTACCTGTACCTGTCCCCGCTCCCTATCACATTCCCCATCCCTACCAATTTTTCCTCATGGAACGGAACGAAATTTTTTGCAAGGATCGGGTTCCGCATGGAGAAATATTCtcattgtttataaaaaataaaaattcaactatTAGAGATACATCTAGAAATCCAtccataaaattgaaaaatccatacaaaacaaaataaaagatcaaTCCATAAGTATTCTAACAAAGTCCCAActacatcatattttttttaagagataacaattaaaaaaagtttacaaataAGGATTGTAGTGAGATCGAGAAGCTTCGCTGGGTGAAAATAAGGATTCTCCTCAATTTTCTACTTCCCAAATTCTTGGTTCAAACACCTCCTTGATTACAAAGTTTTGAGTTACATTAGAGTAATCCTTTTACTTACATAAATGCGacattccaaatatttttctagGATGAGATTGAGCATCCAAAACCAAACGAATCAAGGATGGGGTCGAAGATAAAAAATGACTCATCTATGTTGGTttgagaaaaatcaaaattgacattttttaaaaaatttcaaaggtttaTTAAACCTACCTATCGACGGACCAATGATCAATTCGTTCTCTTTTGTAATCAAAATTGTTTCGAACATCTACTAAATGAACTATAATTGGTTCAATAACAATTCGATCTAAAAACGGAGCTCCATCAAACTTTTGATCTAAATTCCCCCAACACAACCAAAGGAGTATCATATGCATGAggtgattttattttacaaatttaccCTCAGAATAATCCCTTGGCGGTTTCGTAGGCCGTCCTAAAACGTCCTTTTCACATCGTCAAACTCTGTCAATCTTTGTCTCTCTctctgtatatatatttagtggCACTCTATATTTTAAGCTTTTCTAACTTTCCTTCTGATGAAATCATTCCAAATTCTCTGAAAACTACAAAGGTCTTCAATTGTTGGGCTGAGAGATTAATCCTCCCCTTCGTTTTCGGAGGAGGAACTGGAGAAAATCTAgcccttctttttcttccccaTTTCAACGCAAAGTAAGgaactttcatttttcaaactcttttttttcccccaaATTTTGATGGGTGTTTCTGTTTGGATGCTGGGAAAATTCGAGAGGGAAAAAGTGGCTCCAACTTTCTGAAGCCGGAATTTTTGTGGGCCCTCATTGATCGCGAGGCCTGTCTCTCGGAATCCCAACACGATCTCGAGAATTTATGAGCACGATATCCCTTTAACCGATACTTGTAGGACATCCATTTTCCTTCTTGGTTTTCTTGttcttgatttttgttttttgtcgGGTTAATGCTCTGTTTTTCTGCCGTTTTAATTGTGGGATTTCTATTCTATGCTTCTTTTTAACTCTTGCTTGTACTGGGTTTTATTAACGTTCGAGCTATATTCGGCTCTTCTTTCTGGTTTAGTGGCTATGTGATTTCTGGTGTGTTTCTGTTGCGTTTTTGTTCAGGTGGGTATTTCTGGTTCAAGCCTTAAAGAGATGTTTAATTCATGACTTTATGAATGTGTGTGGAGATTGTCTCATAAAACAATTTACGTCTGCTTGAAATGTTGTTTCTAGCTcagtttcttaatttttaagaaattatgtAAAGGATTTGACAACCCTATACGTGTTTCTGTTGCCCCGTTCTCTAGTCAATACACAATCGATTTTGCTGTGAATggtcttttccattttttttttttaaccttgtgtctcttttttctttttatttttaatccaGTGGTTGAAGGTGTGAGATGCATGGATCCTACTATTAAGTTAATTTTGCTTCTGATATTCTTCAGCATAGGTTTGTGCCTACCCACCCCTGCCTTCTTTGTTTAGATTTCTTTATAcaaccttttgtttttcttaaatcatttttaccTCTATATATATTCCTTGTATCTAGTAAAATAATGCGaatctataaatttaaatttgaagctcaATCAGATTAGGTCATATTCATCGTTGTATAAACTGGAGCCTTAAAATTTGTAGTATTTTTTAAGATCATGTTTATTGTCGTTTTTCTTCTATTACTGAACTCATTGATGAACTAAGTTCTTTCCGTTACATGCCAGCATGTGCTTCAACCACTgaaaaaaattttgaacacTGTGAAAGGGTTGTAAAGGATTGGGCCTTATCTTCTCTTCATCAAGGTATCAACAATGATAAACATACATTAAAAGATTTACTGTTCTTTCTACATGTTCCAAGAACAGGAGGGCGATCGTACTATCACTGGtaactttcaaaacataacATTCGGTGGGTATTAATCACTCTAGTGTCGGAGTCTTAAGTGTTTATTTGGTTCTGTTCTGTAACTATGCAGTTTCTTGAAAAAGTTGTACCCAAGCTCTCAAGAGTGTCCCCGTTCTTATGATAAGCTACGGTTTGATCCCAGGTATAATTTTATGATCCCAagtataatttcatttttcctagatgattatcattttattttataaattgtttcATATGACATTCattcaacttttgaaatgtTATGTTTTACTCGCTTTACTGCCGCCTTGATGTAAAATAATTACCAACCCTTAGTTACAAACTGAAGTTATGTTTGATTATGATTGTTAAAACTGTGACATGCAACCTTTGCATGAACCTGATAAATTggtaattgaattaaaataactagGATGTGGCGCATGAGCggtttacaaatttttttagtttggttaGCGCAGAAGGTTAGCTTATATAgataaacaacaaacaaatgaaaCCTGAATAAGAAAGCTCTGGAGGTCTAATTGTATTCTTAAGAGAACTGAGAATGGCATTAGGACTAGTATGGTGGAAGAacattgtttaaatttttttttcttctttttcagtattatattttctttattgttttttgttggtggGGAGTATGGGAAAGGTCCTCCAAAGTATATTGGGAAACAGATGGAAAATCAGAACCTTGaaccgtttttttttttaaaaaaaatttgtattcaaGACTGACTCTTTGATagttttaactaattttgtgcgtatttatgatatttgaatTCTGAATTGCAGCAAGACGAAGTGCAGATTGTTAGCTACTCATGATGATTATAGCATGATGGAAAAACTACAGAAGGAGAGGACTTCGGTGGTGACAATTGTCAGGAATCCAGTTGACCGGGTTCTTAGTTCATATGAATTTTCAGTTGAGGTAGCAGCTAGATTTTTGGTACATCCTGACCTAGCTTCTGCAACCAAAATGTCCAAACGTGTGCGTGCAAAGACAAATGGAGTGAGCACACTGGATATTTGGCCGTGGAAGTATTTGGTTCCATGGATGAGGGGAGACCTATTTACTCGAGTATGTGTACTGTTGGCTGATCTTGTGCTTCttaatgattattttcttttaactcaaGTGGAGTgaagataaatataattagatcTTGTGcattttaataatgtttagTACTTTCTTGTTTGGTCGGGGagctttgtttctttctcGTTTGGTTTTCATCGATAGTTGATTAATAGGGAAACAACGGAGGTTGCCACTTCTCTGTCTTTAATTGGGGAGTTCAGGTTTTTAGGCTTGGGAGAAGGGATATTGAGTTTGGAGTCTCGACTCCTTAGAGGGTTTCTCTTGCAAGTCTTTTGGCATTTGCTGGATCCCTCTCTCGTTAGTAAGTCTGTCTTGGTTGCTTTGTGGagaagattttgaagaaagtCAACTTCTTTTCTTGGCAAGTTTTTCTCAGTTTTGTGAATTGTATGGACTGATTTTTGAGGAAGTTAACCTTTGGGTATTGGTTTTGAAGACCTTCTGTTGTTGCTCTTTAGGCAACATTATACTCAGTTGGACCCCTTTTCTTTAATGGGGGGTTTCGTGGGTTTGGGTTTTTGAAttattccatttcttctccataAAAGTAGttgtttctttatatataaagcttTGGAGCTGTTTTAGTATGAATCAGAATTCAATAAGTTAAGCAAGTTGTACTCATAGTTTGAAGCCAAACCCGTCTGGAACTTTGTTTTTCGGCTTGCTTTAATGGATGatcttttcctttcattttttttttctggaaGTGAAACTATTTTTCATTAGCTTGTCAATAATGATTTTCAAGTGCTCAAACTAATAGGGAAAATAGTTGCTGCCACAAACTAATTTGGAGTAGTGCGTAGCTTTGGATGGAGATCTTAGAATCtaacaacaaataatttttgttttggctCTGTTAGCCTATGTTTGTGATCAATTAATCTTGacaatttctcttatttacTACAATCCTATAAAGTGATTACTGTTTGCCCACTGTAATGAACAGAGAGATGTTAGAAGACAGAAAGGTTCAAGTGAAGCTACAAGCGACAGTCCATATGACATGGAGGACATGCTTATGCCACTAAAGGAGTTTGTTGATGACCCCATTGCTCATGATCTTGTTCATAATGGGGCTACTTTCCAGGTAATTctgaattaatttttgtattcgCGTGAATAAGACCAACAGTTAACAGTTTTAACTGTTGGTTCTCTAcatgtaaatatttgtttgtatttgatgTAATCTTCAGTttcatttcacataaacattACGTGCATCCTTTGTTCAAGGGTAGGAGGTGGGGAAGTGAAGTTGCTAATTCTCCTCTTTGTTGGGCCCAAGGAGTTAAGCTCATGactaaaaaacattaattccATGACTTATTAACTTTTTACATGTGCACTCCACTCCTTACCCCAAATGCCCTTATGTGATATGTAAGGTACAACAGTGATAtaattaaacctttttttttttcttttttttttttgtaattttcctAGGAATGGTTTTGGTTTTCTCAATATACTCTAAATTCAATGACCTGGAAAGTCGGCCAGTTAATTTGATCCTTCATTTGGTTGAGTGTCTGATACCAAACGAATGCTATCTTGTGGGGCCTTCAAGTAAACGTATTTAGTTATTATACACTTGTTGATGTTTTTTGTACTTTTGGACACCATCAGCTACatcaagttttttaaattttaccaaTTCAGAATTTTGTTTGCTTGGTGGGTACCCTGTTGTCATGcactttttcattcttttcaaaatgtgaTTGACCGTTTAAAAGTTCTCAGATAGCAGGACTGACAAACAACTCCTACCTAGCTGGAGGACATGAGATACGTCACTGTGTACAGAAACACAGGAGTCTTGGTCAACATGTTCTTCATGTGGCAAAGGTAACAACCGAAGGTTTCTTAAATTAGAACAGTGGATATATGGACAACTATCTTTCTGATACTTGGCCTCCTTATGGTTGCAATTATGGTAGATGCTTGTAAATCTTGCAGAAGAGGTTGGATGCTATGTTATATGTTGGTCTAACTGCGGAACATAAGGAATCTGCGACGATGTTTGCAAATGTGGTTGGTGCACAGGTGATTTCACAGCTAAGAGAGGCCAACTTTAGCATGGACACTTCAGCTGACAATCAATCAGGTTTATGTTTTGTTCTGTAGCTTTTCATTCAAAGAGGACAACTTTTAATGTAATAGAGACCATGAATCTTTCATTAATGATTACATACAAAAGGAGTGGGAGAGCCCCTCTAGCAAAGGGATCagtagaaataaaaaaaaagtaggtgCACGTAATCAAGAAAATCATCAATATGTCTTCAAGAGTATAGTAATAAATGGCCAGCTCCAGTGAGAAGCTGTATAGTAATTATATTCTGGAGCTTTGCTGAGacttgaaatttagaaatgaaTTTCTGTTAGATGAGAATTGCTTACACCATTGGAGGGAATTGAAGTCTTTCGAGATTCAAATTTTCCACTCgggttcttatttgtttaatcCTTTTCCATCCCTAAAAAGATACTTTCCTTTATCTTTGTGACACTTGTTTTGACCCCATGGTGCGTGAGCATTGATAGTTCCAACAACAATGTGTGGATAGaattaactttcaaaaccTGTTCTGGCATCCATCTTTGTagttatttcatatttgtaacCTTGGGTTATTCCTTTTCTTGATCACAATGGTGAAGATCTTTTTactcaaaattacttttctttccaaaaaagataaagaaaacaaggaaATGGGAAAAGTGACCCATGagaattagaaacaaaatgttttaaatgaaagatATTGACACTTATTATATATTCTACTTGGGTACAATTTTTCCTAATCGTTTATGGCCCATAATAGACGAGTAGTGGTTATTAATTGTACCTAGTTGCTTAAGATTCTGCTGGTTGCTAATTTACACTGATTGACAGTTCAAAGTTTACTTATCTGGCACATGTTTATGGATCGATTTAGCAAGTGCATTATCTAAACAGACTCCATCCATTTTCATCATTTGGGATGTTTTGCCAATTGGATCTGATTTTCGGGTGAAAAACATTAGTCTGATTTGTATTCACTTGAAAATCCCATGCTATTCTAAATTCATAGGATTTCTGAagagttattatttatttattttttcacttcAATCTAATGGTTGTCTGAACTTCTAATTTGGATGCTGTATAGCTTATTTTTCAAGAGAAACGTAGGCCTGCGGTTTGACCAACATCTCTTTTTAAGTACAGGTAATATCAGCTCTTCGCATTTAGATTCTGAGCTTGAGAGCAATGTTGATCAGGCAAGCTTCTCTCATTGTCtaattatattcatatatataatccaGGATCTCTATtaatccattttcttttacagaATAATAGTACCTTAGATGAAAAGGCTACTGTCCAAGATGAAAGTGAAGCAACGAGAGAAAATGTATGTCACCTCAGAAAAATCACATTTTGGCAATTCATATATGGTcaattaatgattttattaagcaaaaaaattatattccttTATTTCAACATGCCAGATGACTGTTGCAGAACTAATTGAAGTTTATGAAGGGTGCATTTCAAGTCTACTAAAGACTCAATCACGTCGTCGAATTGCTTCTTTAAAGAGGATTTCTCCtgcaaatttctcaaaagaGGTATTCAGTTGTGTTGTTGTCACAAAAAATATTGAAGCCTGACTCGAAAATAAAAAGCTTACCTTTAGGGGATCCTTACCCTAAAAGCTTTGCTGAACCATTCGATTTTAAATCATGGTCCTTCATGTTAAATTGAATGGGGTTTCTCAGAGGTTTGTATTTGGCATTTGAGAAACATATGAAGACTTTAGAGAGTTTTTTCTAATTGTACActgttttggaagaaaaagggTGATCTTGCTTTtccaatgaaaaagaatagataagaaacaattaccagtgacattttttttttctttcttaaaataatattttcgtATACAGattttagtaaaagaaaattaataatttggtttCTTACTGTATGTTCCAAGGGTTTCAATTTCCTTTCcattgaaaaagaatgaaacaaGAAACTAATAAAACTCCTTATGCCTTTTATCTCTTTAAGAGATTGGAACAGAAGTTGTTCCTTACGTTTccgattttcttttttcttattcctcAATAATACTATATTGCAGGCACGGCGTTCCATTTCTGATGAAGTTCTGCAGCAGATTAGAACGCTCAATTACTTGGATATGGAACTTTTTGAGCATGCTCGAGAAATCTTTGCAATGAGACGTGTACTGATGGGGAATATTGATATGAAAGTGAGTCTTTTTTACTTCTCAATTCCTTTTAGATTTCTCTTCCAACTTGAAATGTTGTCTTCATACTCATCATCTAGGAATCGACAATTTTGATGAACACAGGCATGGTCACACTAAAAAATAACCTCTATTCTAAGAAACACGAGCACTTTTTGTTTGGCTAGCTTGTCCACGTCCGACATGCATCAAACATTTGGATACATTTGTTGGACATGCATTGGACATTCATTAGTTCAACAAATGTGTTGGACACTAGTTGTGCAAGTCAAAATAGGATCAACATTTGATGGACTTCTATCAAACACTTGTATAGTAAGTTAACACGCATAATAAACCTTAGAGAACAAAATacatcaaactaatttttttaccataGAAATGTATCTTTATCATGCCCATgtcctaattttaaaaaatgacgcGCCGTGCCCATATTTTATATCCGTATCCGTGCTCCTTGGCCTTTAAATAGTTATACATTCCAGATAATACAAAATCTCACCATATAACAAACTGAAGTGTAAGTTGTCTCATGATTTCTCAtgcaaatacaacaaaatttgcAGGATGGATCAGAAGGCAAATTTGACCGTCTACGTGTGTTCGAGCTATGGAAAATTCCTTCATTAGTAGTGCTTTTTATCTTACTCCTTGTTCTCTTCGTATTTGCGAACGCTCGAAGAAGAGTATCTAAAGTTAAGGTATAGttgttgatttaatttatCCTCAAAGTGGGGAAGAAAGTCTATGCATCtgtttggattttaaatttttaaatgaatgaaCAGTTTTGCCCATCAATCCTGTTTAAGGAATTGTTTATAGTTCTTGCTTTCCTGAGATTCTGTTTTTCGTCTctgattttgaaatagttttcTGCATTAAAGGCGGAGACTCTAAGGGGTTGTttgatttaaagttttatgGATGTTCAATGATGAAGGAGGAAGGATATTTGCCTTCCATAAGAGGAAGTTATCACTTTACTTTTGCATGAACTTATAAGATATATGTGATCCCTTtagaatttgtttgtttgatgcAGGTTAGAAATAAGTACTAATATTTCCACGTGAAGCTTACCCTTACCTTTCCAATGTTGATCaatttgtacattttttttctatggaTATTTGATTTAAGTTCTAATAATGGAATTGAGGCCTTAAGATGCTCAAATGTAATAACTAATAAGTATTAACGGAAATCTAGAACATTAGAATGTGTGAAAAATCAATTGagatcataaaacaaaaagacgatgaaaaaGAATGAGTTGAAAACTATGAAAATGAGGTGAGTTTGTTATTGCAAATAAGATTCCAAAACGCTCGATACAAATATGGGGGTTGGGTCATACTACATTACAACCTTATTAATTAAGGTCCTCAAGTAGCCTCTTTGCGTTGGGTCATACTACATTACAAGCTTATTAATTACAAGCTTATTAATTATGGTCCTCAAGTAGCCTCTTTTAAGTCAATGatctttgtattttggatttcaaaattttatagcCTATTATTTTACAGCCTACTGATGCAATAATAGTAAACAATTCAGATCCATGATAGGTtttaggataaaaaaaatgttcactGCTAATTTACTAGATGTAAACCAGTGacataaaatgaatatattcAAGATAGAgcaatataaaacaatataatggTAAGGTCTATTTGTTTTACTTGTCTTTCTATAGATTTCAAACAATCTTTAATattcttgtttgtttgataAGATTTcacctttttaaaatttaagattttattatcTAATGAACTTTAATATTGTAAGAATATAgtctaattataaattaatatcaattaattattactatttattttaattaattagtgaatttaaacacattatttaaatttatacagTAAACATCAATTATAAGTAACATTTTATGTTAGattaactatttaatataaattattactattatattAAAGAGAAATGATCTTAAACGaactaaaaatatagtaaaatatcaataCAAATATAACTAATATAACTAATAGTATGTTTGTGTATAAGAGTCAAGAGAGACATGGCCACACACgcatgtaatttttcttttaaaggaTCATAGTACGCAATCatgtaaaaaatgatatacAATCGCGTAGTTTATAATACGATTGTTAGTTCATGATAAACAATGGTTTTGAAAGTCATAATAAACGATTATGTAGATGatgatacacgatcatgtgTAGTTCAtgatacatgatcgtgtatTTTATGATACATGATCACAATTCTTGATAAtgatggttttgaaaaatctATGGTAAACGATTGTGTAGTTCATCTTTGTTCAtgacacattgaaaaaaataataaaagattgatgattgattaaaaacaaggataataatatcataagtataatgaaaaataatagtaataattgtATAACAATGatcatgatttaaaaaaaaattgcagagGAAGAAAAGGTGACCACCCAtgtgaagaagatggaaagacAGAAGGAAGGAATAGGATCTGTGCGAAATTTAGAAGCGACAAGgacaaacatgaaatattttttgaaaattgtcgATTTCAtggactttttattttgttatacgagtcgtaaatattttagattcttgttatatttatgaaaaataacattaaatatttaaatttgaaagatcaaaataatatataaagcTAAATATtgaatagtttaaatttgaaacttaaattaaacatgtaagtatgaaaaacaaaaccaaaaaataaatgtagctaaatagaaaagaaaatctaaaattaaatataaaatttgaaaatcaaataatatataaatctaaaggttttttttttatatatatatataaaaatataacaaaccgataaaatatttaccctatatataacaattttgaaaatggaaaaaatgcGTAAGTCCAcaatgaaaatacaaaaaatgttcCAGTCAACATACGATTAATCGGTCACGCACGcgtgtaatttttcttctacacAATCATAATACAGGCTCGTGTAAAAAATGATACATGATCATGTAGGTAGTATCAACATAATGGTGGAGTTCCTTTTCacgatggaaaaaaaatgcttcaaatctGAACGATTGTGTTGACCACGCTAAACAATTGTGTTAACTATGGTAAGTGATCATTTACATTATGTTCACAtgatcgtgtagttctttttaaacgatggAAAAAAGGCTTCAAATCTAAGCGATCATTGACCATGGCAAATGAATGTGTTGATTCGGTAAgcgatcatttagatcatatccatATGATCggttagttctttttaaacgatgaGAAATGAGCTTcaagtctaaatgatcttgttgACCCATgataaacgatcgtgttgactaggtaaatgattatttaaatatcactttgatatgatatttaaacaaagtgatatttaaacgatttGATATTCTGTAAGAGAAGttggaagagagagaagatgaagaaagaaagaaagaaaaaa
This genomic interval carries:
- the LOC101207379 gene encoding protein-tyrosine sulfotransferase isoform X1 — translated: MVEGVRCMDPTIKLILLLIFFSIACASTTEKNFEHCERVVKDWALSSLHQGINNDKHTLKDLLFFLHVPRTGGRSYYHCFLKKLYPSSQECPRSYDKLRFDPSKTKCRLLATHDDYSMMEKLQKERTSVVTIVRNPVDRVLSSYEFSVEVAARFLVHPDLASATKMSKRVRAKTNGVSTLDIWPWKYLVPWMRGDLFTRRDVRRQKGSSEATSDSPYDMEDMLMPLKEFVDDPIAHDLVHNGATFQIAGLTNNSYLAGGHEIRHCVQKHRSLGQHVLHVAKKRLDAMLYVGLTAEHKESATMFANVVGAQVISQLREANFSMDTSADNQSGNISSSHLDSELESNVDQNNSTLDEKATVQDESEATRENMTVAELIEVYEGCISSLLKTQSRRRIASLKRISPANFSKEARRSISDEVLQQIRTLNYLDMELFEHAREIFAMRRVLMGNIDMKDGSEGKFDRLRVFELWKIPSLVVLFILLLVLFVFANARRRVSKVKV
- the LOC101207379 gene encoding protein-tyrosine sulfotransferase isoform X2; amino-acid sequence: MDPTIKLILLLIFFSIACASTTEKNFEHCERVVKDWALSSLHQGINNDKHTLKDLLFFLHVPRTGGRSYYHCFLKKLYPSSQECPRSYDKLRFDPSKTKCRLLATHDDYSMMEKLQKERTSVVTIVRNPVDRVLSSYEFSVEVAARFLVHPDLASATKMSKRVRAKTNGVSTLDIWPWKYLVPWMRGDLFTRRDVRRQKGSSEATSDSPYDMEDMLMPLKEFVDDPIAHDLVHNGATFQIAGLTNNSYLAGGHEIRHCVQKHRSLGQHVLHVAKKRLDAMLYVGLTAEHKESATMFANVVGAQVISQLREANFSMDTSADNQSGNISSSHLDSELESNVDQNNSTLDEKATVQDESEATRENMTVAELIEVYEGCISSLLKTQSRRRIASLKRISPANFSKEARRSISDEVLQQIRTLNYLDMELFEHAREIFAMRRVLMGNIDMKDGSEGKFDRLRVFELWKIPSLVVLFILLLVLFVFANARRRVSKVKV